The proteins below are encoded in one region of Peptoniphilus sp. GNH:
- a CDS encoding NAD(+)/NADH kinase has protein sequence MSKMISIVSNANIQSKQTGKQLKEIFESYGYQADFGYYKEAELVVCIGGDGAFLKALHKYNFPCQNFVGINTGHLGFFQEIHPDGLEDFVKRYADGKYTVDKLQLVSAEVYTNKRSFSINALNEVVLKANHSKIIHIDVFINRNHVQKFSGDGILICSASGSTAYNFSGGGSILHPDLDSLQMTPLCPVNSVAYRSLPTSIIVPGDFTISLVPEKRYANSNLVLVDGREIFVKDLHRINFRSQGKYVSHLSFSRKSYWDNIKSKFL, from the coding sequence ATGAGCAAAATGATTAGCATTGTTTCAAATGCAAATATCCAATCCAAGCAGACAGGCAAACAATTAAAAGAAATTTTTGAATCTTATGGCTACCAGGCTGATTTTGGATACTATAAGGAGGCAGAACTTGTGGTCTGTATAGGTGGAGATGGGGCCTTTTTAAAGGCTCTTCACAAGTACAATTTCCCCTGTCAAAATTTTGTCGGCATAAATACTGGTCATTTAGGCTTTTTTCAGGAGATCCACCCCGACGGTTTGGAGGATTTTGTAAAAAGATATGCAGATGGCAAGTACACTGTCGATAAGCTTCAGCTTGTAAGTGCCGAGGTCTACACAAACAAGCGCTCTTTCTCTATAAATGCCCTAAATGAAGTTGTCCTAAAGGCTAATCACTCTAAAATAATTCATATTGATGTATTTATAAATAGAAATCATGTTCAAAAATTTTCTGGAGACGGGATTTTAATTTGCTCGGCTTCTGGTTCTACTGCCTACAACTTCTCTGGCGGCGGGTCAATTTTGCATCCCGACTTGGATTCTTTGCAGATGACTCCTCTTTGTCCCGTCAATTCCGTAGCTTACAGATCTCTACCGACAAGCATAATTGTGCCTGGTGATTTTACCATTTCTCTGGTGCCCGAAAAAAGGTATGCAAACTCCAATCTGGTCTTGGTCGATGGTAGAGAAATTTTCGTAAAAGACCTTCACAGGATAAATTTCAGAAGTCAAGGCAAGTACGTTTCCCATCTGAGCTTTTCGAGAAAGTCTTATTGGGATAACATCAAGTCCAAGTTCTTATAA
- a CDS encoding YjjI family glycine radical enzyme: MERYFTLDEVKNAAKAIIQNTSLTYGQQVSALAKLAENTLDYPFSDDPTFIEMVEDKEICDLSEGMAPIAPRYILPDYEKVINEGCEFLRLKKATNIHEAINNLLIFYHHVPSVTRFPVFIGNLDELLEPFVTDENYEEAKFAIKLFLNQLDRTIDDSFCHANIGPYETKVGNIILDLLGELQNVTPNMTILYDEDITPEEFGKKAIVASLESANPAFANLKFYNKDFGSTPYGIASCYNALPKAGGAFSLSRIRLNYIAEKSANLQDMLDVRLPKVVEHFCNFMENKIDWLVNETAFFKSNFLVKEGFVKLENFVGLFGVVGMAECLEIIGQKEGSSMILGKDDLAIEVGEKIMDRLALLVSNFTSKYSPVWNHKFMLHAQVGAAGDETTSPGTRIKIGNEPDLYSHIKNAAHFQRYFPSGTGDHFPFEETAIKNPGAVLDVFKAAFKMDMRYISCYCDTGDLIRVTGYLVKKSDLEKFNKGQQVSYDTIQYAQDPLNKFGILDRKVRNA; encoded by the coding sequence ATGGAAAGATATTTCACTCTTGATGAAGTTAAAAATGCCGCAAAGGCTATTATTCAAAATACAAGTCTTACTTATGGACAACAGGTGTCAGCTCTGGCAAAGCTTGCTGAAAATACTTTGGACTACCCTTTTTCTGATGACCCAACTTTTATAGAGATGGTTGAGGACAAAGAAATCTGTGACCTTTCAGAAGGTATGGCTCCAATCGCCCCCAGATATATACTTCCAGATTATGAGAAGGTAATAAACGAAGGCTGCGAATTTTTGCGACTTAAAAAAGCTACTAATATCCACGAAGCTATAAACAACCTTTTGATCTTCTATCATCATGTGCCAAGTGTTACTAGATTCCCAGTCTTTATAGGCAATTTGGATGAGCTTTTAGAACCTTTTGTGACTGATGAAAATTATGAAGAGGCTAAGTTTGCCATCAAACTATTTTTAAATCAATTAGATAGGACCATAGATGACTCTTTCTGTCACGCAAATATAGGTCCTTATGAAACCAAAGTTGGAAATATAATTTTGGACTTGCTCGGCGAACTTCAAAATGTAACTCCCAATATGACAATTCTATATGATGAAGATATAACTCCAGAAGAATTTGGCAAAAAAGCCATCGTGGCTTCCTTGGAATCTGCAAATCCAGCTTTTGCAAATTTGAAGTTCTATAACAAGGACTTCGGATCTACTCCTTATGGGATTGCATCATGCTACAATGCTCTGCCCAAGGCTGGCGGTGCCTTTTCTCTTTCCAGAATCAGACTAAATTATATAGCAGAAAAGTCTGCCAATCTTCAAGATATGTTAGATGTTAGACTTCCAAAGGTTGTTGAACACTTCTGCAATTTCATGGAAAATAAAATCGACTGGTTGGTAAATGAAACAGCCTTCTTTAAGAGCAACTTTTTAGTAAAAGAAGGATTTGTAAAGCTGGAAAATTTTGTTGGTCTTTTCGGAGTTGTCGGCATGGCCGAATGTCTTGAAATTATAGGTCAAAAAGAAGGCTCTTCCATGATTCTTGGCAAGGATGACTTGGCTATTGAAGTCGGTGAAAAAATAATGGATAGACTTGCTCTTCTAGTTTCCAATTTCACATCCAAGTATTCTCCAGTTTGGAACCACAAGTTCATGCTCCATGCTCAAGTTGGAGCTGCTGGAGATGAAACTACTTCTCCAGGAACTAGAATTAAGATAGGCAATGAACCAGATCTTTATTCACATATTAAAAATGCTGCTCACTTCCAAAGATACTTCCCTTCAGGAACTGGCGACCACTTCCCATTTGAAGAAACTGCAATCAAAAATCCTGGTGCTGTTTTGGATGTGTTTAAGGCAGCTTTCAAAATGGATATGAGATATATTTCTTGCTACTGCGATACTGGCGATCTAATCAGAGTTACCGGATATCTTGTCAAGAAGTCAGATTTGGAAAAATTCAACAAGGGTCAACAAGTTTCCTATGACACAATCCAATATGCCCAAGATCCTCTAAACAAATTTGGCATTTTAGATAGAAAAGTCAGAAATGCTTAA
- a CDS encoding PaaI family thioesterase, whose product MEEKIIKVLIEDEFAKENGIYFSKLEGDNLVFKMPIKSQHRNPLGLVHGAVLFALADEVSGYFCSQVLEKPSVTLSSSINYIKGSQAKEIQSETRLIQNTSSISLIEVSIFDENKELLAICNMTYYKLKNFEEKRKNYETGR is encoded by the coding sequence GTGGAAGAAAAAATAATCAAGGTTTTAATAGAAGACGAGTTTGCAAAAGAAAACGGGATTTACTTTTCGAAGCTTGAAGGAGATAATCTGGTCTTTAAAATGCCTATAAAATCCCAACACAGAAACCCCTTGGGTTTAGTCCATGGAGCAGTTTTATTTGCACTCGCAGACGAAGTCTCAGGTTATTTTTGCAGCCAAGTATTAGAAAAACCATCAGTTACATTGAGTTCAAGCATAAATTATATAAAAGGCTCTCAAGCCAAAGAAATTCAAAGCGAAACTAGGCTGATTCAAAATACAAGCAGCATAAGCCTAATTGAAGTGTCGATTTTTGATGAAAATAAAGAGTTACTTGCAATCTGTAATATGACATATTACAAGTTGAAAAATTTTGAAGAAAAGAGGAAAAATTATGAGACTGGAAGATAA
- a CDS encoding haloacid dehalogenase-like hydrolase has translation MKAALFDFDKTLTDKDSIVYLVKLAFKKKPLQMFWLSCKLILLGLFRIKDELGLKEQLYSCLSYFSEDEFREFAKYLIDKHTYRDGIFCLKKLKDEGYFLILSSASAYEYIKYIKDFLPFDICIGTFSKAGKIVHNNKHQNKVEKLKEVLGPSYEDYEFEKAYSDSYKADKPLLDLAKERYLINSKLKISGYTNLWWQ, from the coding sequence ATGAAAGCAGCACTTTTTGATTTTGACAAGACCTTGACCGATAAGGACTCCATAGTTTATCTTGTGAAATTAGCTTTCAAGAAAAAACCCCTACAAATGTTTTGGCTTTCATGCAAATTGATTCTTTTGGGTCTTTTTAGAATAAAGGATGAACTGGGCTTAAAAGAGCAGCTATATTCTTGCCTTTCCTATTTTTCGGAAGACGAATTTAGAGAATTTGCCAAATATTTGATAGATAAGCACACTTATAGAGATGGGATTTTTTGCTTAAAAAAATTAAAAGACGAAGGCTACTTTCTCATTCTCTCATCAGCTTCAGCATACGAATATATAAAATATATTAAAGACTTCTTGCCCTTTGATATCTGCATAGGAACTTTCAGTAAAGCTGGGAAAATAGTCCACAACAACAAACATCAAAACAAGGTGGAAAAGTTAAAAGAAGTCCTTGGACCTTCTTATGAGGACTATGAGTTTGAAAAGGCGTATTCAGACTCCTATAAGGCAGATAAGCCTCTATTAGACTTGGCTAAAGAAAGGTACTTGATAAATTCAAAATTAAAAATTTCAGGATATACAAATCTATGGTGGCAATGA
- a CDS encoding YtxH domain-containing protein has translation MGFLYNLFEEKRKKEIRRKRVEDISKVAAGTVLGALTGILFAPQSGQETRKQIKETAVDVKDKTVSAAKNVADDVSEKAGKVKDQVSKTYGDLKDKASKMGEDIKDRFSSAKEDFEEAKEEAKDKAKEVKEDIKEGAEEAGKDLKEAGKDVKKAGENIKEDLKK, from the coding sequence ATGGGTTTTTTATACAACTTATTTGAAGAAAAAAGAAAAAAAGAAATCAGAAGAAAGAGAGTCGAAGACATATCTAAGGTAGCAGCAGGTACAGTGCTGGGAGCCTTGACAGGTATCCTCTTTGCGCCTCAATCAGGTCAAGAAACTAGAAAGCAAATCAAAGAAACAGCAGTAGATGTAAAAGACAAGACTGTGTCAGCGGCTAAAAATGTTGCAGACGATGTATCAGAAAAGGCGGGCAAGGTAAAAGACCAAGTATCTAAGACCTATGGAGACCTAAAAGACAAGGCATCAAAGATGGGCGAAGATATAAAAGACAGATTCTCCTCAGCTAAGGAAGATTTCGAAGAAGCTAAAGAAGAAGCTAAAGACAAGGCTAAAGAAGTGAAAGAAGATATAAAAGAAGGCGCCGAAGAAGCTGGAAAAGATTTAAAAGAAGCCGGCAAAGATGTAAAAAAAGCCGGAGAAAATATAAAAGAAGATCTCAAGAAATAA
- a CDS encoding DNA polymerase IV, which produces MEYSVCHLDLDAFFASVEEADNPKLRGKPLVVGGRSKRGIITTANYEARKYGIHSAMPLFMARELCPQLLVVRGRMDRYIEVSHQVFQIFKKYSDKVEQVSIDEAYLDFSNIRDPLITIDKLKKDLKKSLDLTISAGISYNKFLAKMASDWNKPNGLMVISKDQVPDIYLDFACGKIHGIGKKTDKKLRDLGIFTVRDMLNLSLDFMEEHFGKAGEEIYHRIRGEDNRKIEPNQKRKSYGVERTFTPTRDIEGLKILLTSYAQEIWQFLEKSKLSAATLNLKIKTGDFKTISRSKTNQFYFKDKEIIINTALDLFKQVKVKNQIRLLGLSVSNFKDRTKEQLDFLSSRSYKREK; this is translated from the coding sequence ATGGAGTATTCAGTATGCCATCTGGACTTAGATGCCTTTTTTGCTTCGGTAGAAGAGGCTGATAATCCAAAACTAAGAGGTAAACCCCTAGTTGTAGGAGGAAGGTCTAAAAGAGGAATAATTACCACCGCCAATTACGAGGCCAGAAAATATGGCATACATTCAGCTATGCCACTTTTCATGGCAAGGGAGCTCTGCCCCCAACTTTTAGTTGTAAGAGGGAGAATGGATAGGTACATAGAAGTTAGCCACCAAGTCTTTCAAATATTTAAAAAATATTCAGACAAGGTCGAACAAGTGTCGATAGATGAAGCTTATTTAGATTTTTCAAATATAAGAGATCCTCTTATAACCATAGACAAGCTAAAAAAAGACCTCAAAAAAAGTTTGGACTTGACTATTTCAGCTGGTATATCTTACAATAAGTTTCTGGCAAAAATGGCGAGCGATTGGAATAAACCAAACGGACTTATGGTTATTTCAAAAGACCAGGTGCCAGATATATATCTGGACTTTGCTTGTGGAAAGATTCATGGCATAGGCAAAAAGACGGACAAGAAACTTAGAGACTTGGGGATTTTCACAGTAAGAGATATGCTAAACCTCTCTCTTGATTTTATGGAAGAGCATTTTGGCAAGGCAGGAGAAGAAATTTACCATAGGATAAGGGGAGAAGATAATAGAAAGATAGAACCCAATCAGAAAAGAAAATCGTACGGAGTCGAAAGGACTTTTACTCCTACAAGAGATATTGAAGGTCTTAAAATTTTGTTGACATCCTATGCTCAAGAAATTTGGCAATTTTTGGAAAAGTCAAAATTATCTGCTGCTACTTTAAATTTAAAGATTAAAACAGGTGATTTTAAAACAATAAGTAGATCTAAGACTAATCAGTTTTATTTTAAAGATAAAGAGATTATAATAAATACGGCGCTAGACTTGTTTAAGCAAGTGAAAGTAAAAAATCAGATTAGGCTTTTGGGTCTTAGCGTTTCAAATTTCAAAGACAGGACTAAGGAGCAGCTGGATTTTTTATCTAGCAGAAGTTACAAGAGGGAGAAGTAA
- a CDS encoding YegS/Rv2252/BmrU family lipid kinase, which produces MNIYLVRHGQTENNVKMILQGWNDSALTEEGIRVAKDLGEELKDVKFDRVFSSDLKRASDTARYISGKEPITTPLLREIDMGDWSGRHIDDVLKTDYEAYKIFTERADLYKKEGAEDYKTFLERIKKFFEENLLGKDYENVLLVAHGVTCVGVLALAEGLALKDFWSNRVPKNASPSILSYEDGVLRVIKKAPSQVPKEKFQQYINDRAVLKETSKDIMVILNPTSGGEDHEKMLGHLLYKLNDYYDNVYIKFTAKQFDAKEFSKKAAREKLDSVCVIGGDGTLNEVISGMIEETYKPKLMIIPGGTVNCLARVLQIPMDSKKAIDNMDMENTIKVDIGKAGNRYFSYMLSLGPVSEAIHESTSEEKTKYGPMAYFIESTKKLLGNNLKKVRVTCDDGDFEGEVDHVVVCLTNKFGKYEFSQSKLDIDDGYANVFIMTEDDMLSRLSLLGDAIWSRIEENENIKYFRTKKVRIESLEDKEICTDIDGDKGDNLPIDVEVLQKSLEVFIPRSK; this is translated from the coding sequence ATGAATATATATTTAGTAAGACATGGACAAACTGAAAATAATGTAAAAATGATTTTGCAAGGCTGGAATGACTCAGCTCTTACAGAAGAAGGAATAAGAGTCGCCAAGGACTTGGGAGAGGAATTAAAGGACGTAAAGTTTGACAGAGTGTTTTCTTCTGATTTGAAAAGAGCATCTGACACAGCGAGATATATAAGTGGAAAAGAGCCTATCACAACACCGCTTCTAAGAGAAATAGATATGGGCGATTGGTCGGGAAGACATATTGATGATGTTTTAAAGACTGACTATGAAGCCTATAAGATTTTTACAGAAAGGGCAGATCTCTATAAAAAAGAAGGAGCGGAGGATTATAAAACTTTTCTTGAAAGAATAAAAAAATTCTTCGAAGAAAATTTGCTGGGAAAAGACTATGAGAATGTCCTCTTGGTAGCACATGGGGTCACTTGTGTGGGAGTCCTTGCGCTAGCTGAGGGTCTTGCTTTAAAAGATTTTTGGTCTAATAGAGTACCCAAAAATGCAAGCCCCAGTATTTTATCCTACGAAGATGGAGTTCTCAGAGTCATAAAAAAGGCTCCCAGCCAAGTACCCAAGGAAAAATTTCAGCAGTATATAAATGACAGAGCAGTCTTAAAAGAAACTAGTAAGGATATAATGGTCATTTTAAATCCCACATCTGGAGGAGAAGACCATGAGAAAATGTTGGGACATCTGCTCTACAAGCTAAATGACTACTATGACAATGTGTATATAAAATTTACAGCTAAACAATTTGATGCCAAAGAATTTTCGAAAAAGGCAGCAAGAGAAAAGTTGGACTCGGTTTGTGTCATTGGTGGCGATGGAACTTTGAATGAGGTAATAAGTGGCATGATAGAAGAAACCTATAAGCCAAAACTCATGATAATACCCGGAGGGACTGTAAACTGCCTTGCGAGAGTCTTGCAAATCCCTATGGATTCTAAAAAAGCCATAGACAATATGGATATGGAAAACACAATCAAGGTTGACATAGGTAAGGCGGGCAATCGCTACTTCTCGTATATGTTATCTCTAGGACCTGTTTCAGAGGCCATTCATGAGTCTACTAGTGAAGAAAAAACCAAGTATGGACCTATGGCATATTTTATAGAGTCTACAAAAAAACTCTTGGGAAACAATCTTAAAAAAGTAAGAGTCACCTGTGATGATGGTGATTTCGAAGGGGAAGTCGACCACGTTGTAGTATGTCTTACCAATAAGTTTGGCAAATATGAATTTTCTCAATCCAAATTGGATATAGATGATGGCTATGCCAATGTCTTTATCATGACAGAAGATGATATGCTCTCTAGGTTGTCGCTTTTAGGAGATGCCATCTGGTCTAGAATCGAGGAAAATGAAAATATAAAATATTTTAGGACTAAAAAAGTCAGAATAGAAAGCTTGGAAGACAAGGAAATCTGCACAGATATAGACGGAGATAAGGGGGACAATCTACCAATAGATGTGGAAGTCCTTCAAAAGAGTCTGGAAGTATTTATACCGAGGTCAAAATGA
- a CDS encoding CapA family protein, with amino-acid sequence MKKILISIFVLLGIVAICLLYRHNKEVSFQTPSESKIFSEKTKRIEDKENSKNKEDEKNPKRVLIYSVGDIIFHQIMYLNTKDGEGNYSFNHMFEDMKDFFADRLVIGNYETTSNPNRKWSGYPMFNTPPQAIKALKEVGFDVLTTANNHCMDTGAQGIATTIEELEKNGLAHTGTFKSIDDTRGIIFEKNGIKIGIIAYSEMFNGNDCSLKKEQRYMINPLDKDKIRKDIEDLKGRGADFIIAYPHFGNEYQVEPTDSQKFWAKFLLEEGADIVIGSHPHVPQKCEAFDFNGKEKYVVYSLGNFISNQNRQSIGKKLTEVGSGIELNLIKDDRGTRLENFKLNPIYTSRVRNDKGYFEFRSRDLNKLIEKTEDANMKKSLLELKDIWTQVVEITNREFD; translated from the coding sequence ATGAAAAAAATTTTAATATCTATCTTCGTCCTTCTGGGTATAGTGGCTATCTGCCTTCTATATAGGCACAACAAAGAAGTGAGTTTTCAAACTCCAAGTGAAAGTAAGATTTTTAGCGAAAAGACTAAAAGGATAGAGGATAAAGAAAATTCTAAAAATAAAGAAGATGAGAAAAATCCCAAGAGGGTATTAATATATAGTGTGGGAGATATAATTTTTCATCAGATTATGTATTTGAATACCAAGGATGGGGAGGGCAACTACTCATTTAATCATATGTTTGAGGATATGAAAGATTTTTTTGCTGATAGGCTCGTCATAGGCAACTATGAAACTACCAGCAACCCAAATAGAAAGTGGTCGGGCTATCCCATGTTTAATACTCCACCCCAAGCCATCAAGGCTTTGAAAGAGGTAGGCTTTGATGTTTTGACAACTGCCAATAATCACTGCATGGATACAGGAGCTCAGGGCATAGCAACGACTATTGAAGAGCTTGAAAAAAATGGACTTGCCCATACGGGGACTTTTAAATCTATTGATGACACAAGGGGCATAATATTTGAAAAAAATGGCATCAAGATAGGCATTATTGCTTATAGCGAAATGTTTAATGGCAATGATTGCAGCTTAAAAAAAGAGCAAAGGTATATGATAAATCCTCTTGATAAAGACAAGATAAGAAAAGACATAGAAGATTTAAAAGGAAGAGGGGCAGATTTTATAATAGCCTATCCCCACTTTGGCAATGAATATCAGGTCGAGCCGACAGATAGCCAAAAGTTTTGGGCGAAGTTTTTGCTAGAAGAAGGAGCTGATATAGTAATAGGCTCACATCCTCATGTGCCACAAAAGTGTGAGGCTTTTGATTTTAATGGCAAAGAAAAGTATGTGGTCTATTCACTTGGAAACTTCATCTCCAACCAGAATAGACAGAGTATAGGCAAAAAGCTCACAGAAGTGGGAAGTGGAATTGAATTGAATCTAATAAAGGATGATAGGGGTACTAGGCTTGAGAATTTTAAGCTAAACCCCATCTATACCAGTAGGGTTAGAAATGACAAGGGCTATTTTGAGTTTAGAAGTAGAGATTTGAATAAACTAATAGAAAAAACCGAAGATGCTAATATGAAAAAAAGTCTACTTGAACTAAAGGATATTTGGACTCAAGTTGTTGAAATTACAAATAGAGAATTTGATTAA
- a CDS encoding YjjW family glycine radical enzyme activase has protein sequence MLKGIVNKIIPSSLVDGPGNRCAIFFQGCNLNCMYCHNPETINFCKNCGICLEVCPVSALSRSDGLMAWDEKKCINCDACIKACPYGSSPKTKSYEPEELKEVVASYMPFISGVTTSGGECSIQYQFLADFYEHVKALGLSVLCDTNGYIPFRGDRFKKLIDNCDGFMLDVKAFDEKDHIELTGKSNKTIIENAIYLASIGKLDELRTVLLDGHDNFKIVNEITSLLAPYSEHKKIRYKLISYRPFGVREEFLNLKSVSEKEKEELKKIAEKNGNYEVILI, from the coding sequence ATGCTTAAGGGGATTGTAAATAAAATCATCCCCTCATCTCTGGTCGATGGTCCCGGCAATAGATGTGCTATATTTTTTCAAGGCTGCAATCTAAACTGCATGTATTGCCACAATCCCGAAACTATAAATTTTTGTAAAAATTGCGGGATTTGTCTTGAAGTTTGTCCCGTTTCTGCCCTTAGTAGGTCTGATGGACTAATGGCTTGGGATGAGAAAAAATGTATAAATTGTGATGCTTGCATCAAGGCTTGCCCTTATGGCTCCTCGCCCAAGACCAAGTCTTATGAGCCTGAAGAGTTAAAAGAAGTCGTAGCATCCTATATGCCCTTTATAAGTGGCGTCACTACTAGCGGCGGTGAGTGCAGTATTCAATATCAGTTTTTGGCAGATTTTTATGAACATGTCAAGGCTTTGGGCCTTTCTGTTTTGTGTGATACAAATGGATATATCCCCTTTAGGGGTGATCGTTTCAAAAAGCTGATAGATAATTGTGACGGGTTTATGCTGGATGTCAAGGCCTTTGATGAAAAAGACCATATAGAGCTTACTGGCAAGTCTAATAAGACCATAATAGAAAATGCAATCTACCTTGCATCTATTGGCAAGCTTGACGAGCTAAGGACTGTGCTTTTGGATGGGCATGACAATTTTAAAATCGTAAATGAAATTACAAGTTTATTGGCACCCTACTCCGAGCATAAAAAAATCAGATACAAGCTCATTTCTTATAGACCCTTTGGTGTGAGGGAAGAATTTTTAAATCTAAAAAGCGTGAGTGAAAAAGAAAAAGAGGAACTCAAAAAAATTGCCGAGAAAAATGGCAATTACGAAGTGATCTTAATATAA
- a CDS encoding adenine phosphoribosyltransferase, which produces MRLEDKIRSIPDYPKKGIIFRDITTLLGDKDAFKTCIDQMAELCDGMDIDYIAGIDARGFIIGSAMAYKLGCAFIPVRKPGKLPYDKISMSYDLEYGKDSVEIHKDAAPAGSKVLVVDDLLATGGTAKAAIDLLKQINLEVLGAFFTVELIDLKGRDHLKGVKVKSLVKYEGE; this is translated from the coding sequence ATGAGACTGGAAGATAAAATTAGAAGCATCCCCGACTATCCCAAAAAGGGAATAATCTTTAGAGACATCACAACTCTCTTAGGGGACAAAGATGCCTTTAAAACTTGCATAGATCAAATGGCAGAGCTTTGCGATGGCATGGATATAGATTATATTGCAGGCATAGATGCTAGGGGATTTATAATAGGCTCAGCCATGGCTTACAAGTTGGGATGTGCCTTTATACCAGTTAGAAAGCCTGGTAAACTACCCTATGATAAAATCTCCATGTCTTATGACTTGGAATATGGAAAAGACTCTGTTGAAATTCATAAAGACGCAGCACCAGCAGGTTCAAAAGTCCTTGTAGTAGATGACCTTTTGGCAACTGGAGGCACAGCAAAGGCTGCAATAGATCTTTTAAAACAAATAAACTTGGAAGTTCTAGGAGCTTTTTTCACAGTGGAACTTATAGACCTAAAGGGTCGCGACCACCTAAAAGGAGTAAAAGTAAAATCTCTTGTAAAATACGAGGGAGAATGA
- a CDS encoding RluA family pseudouridine synthase: protein MNLNFEDKNKFYTLQVKKSYKKLRDFLKAQEISSRYIKRAIKNQEIFLNFQKVTKNHELKAKDTISLYIPDEEYNVICQEKKLDIIYEDEDLLAVNKPGGIIVHAVGIEQEGTLSNFVGGYFQKNGIKRKVRVINRLDRDTSGLVLFAKNSMAHSVLAAQFIDRSIEKIYIAAIKGYLEGRGRIEAPIGLGEDGIKREVRSDGKMAITEYEEIGKTQEGSILRLKLLTGRTHQIRVHLKSLGHPILGDSLYEGQSDLIKRQALHSKELTFKHPRNGKIIKLDAALPEDMEKLISGK from the coding sequence TTGAATCTAAACTTTGAAGACAAAAACAAATTTTACACCTTGCAAGTGAAAAAAAGCTATAAAAAGCTTAGAGATTTTTTAAAAGCTCAAGAAATCTCATCCAGATATATAAAAAGAGCCATAAAAAATCAAGAAATCTTTTTGAATTTTCAAAAAGTTACAAAAAATCACGAGTTAAAAGCAAAAGACACCATCTCTTTATATATTCCTGACGAAGAGTACAATGTGATTTGTCAAGAAAAAAAACTAGATATAATCTATGAAGACGAAGACCTTTTAGCGGTAAATAAGCCGGGTGGTATCATAGTCCACGCTGTTGGCATAGAGCAAGAAGGCACTCTTTCTAATTTTGTAGGAGGCTATTTTCAAAAAAATGGCATCAAAAGAAAAGTAAGAGTTATAAATAGACTGGATAGGGATACATCAGGACTAGTATTATTTGCCAAAAATTCTATGGCTCATTCGGTCTTGGCAGCTCAATTTATAGATAGATCCATAGAAAAAATCTATATAGCAGCAATAAAAGGTTATCTTGAAGGGAGGGGGAGAATAGAAGCCCCCATAGGACTAGGCGAAGACGGAATAAAAAGAGAGGTAAGAAGCGATGGCAAGATGGCTATAACAGAATACGAAGAAATAGGAAAGACTCAAGAAGGCTCTATTTTAAGACTAAAACTTTTAACAGGAAGAACTCATCAAATAAGAGTCCACTTAAAAAGCCTGGGTCATCCCATTTTGGGAGATAGCCTCTACGAAGGCCAGTCAGACCTTATAAAAAGACAAGCCCTTCATTCGAAAGAACTAACCTTCAAGCATCCAAGAAATGGAAAAATAATAAAACTTGACGCAGCTCTGCCAGAAGACATGGAAAAACTCATAAGCGGCAAATAG